Sequence from the Scyliorhinus canicula chromosome 7, sScyCan1.1, whole genome shotgun sequence genome:
TGATATTTAACCATAATCAcatttttccccaatttagcattcGAAATTGTtactatattttttaaaaatagccacTTCTGGTAACATCGACAAATTCACTTACTGACCAAATTAAAAAATATAGAACCAACCATGTGAAAAAGTGAATGGAGTCAAGCAATTCCACTATATAAAAAGAAAACACCTTTTATTACAACATCGGAGGCACCTACGGTAGTCAAAATTTCAGCACAAAAAAATTAAAAGTTGATGAAGTACAGCAAAGCACTGTCCACCTTGAATCTCACCGACACCCAGCTCAGTTTGAAAGGTTCAGAAACAATCCAGAAAGTGGCCAATTGGGAGATGCGGCAGTGCCCGGGGAACACCCCAGATATTCTTCTGAAAAGTCAGCAAAGGTTGCTTCCAAATGCAGGACAACATTTTAAAGGGTGGGGTAATCTCCCAGGTTAAAATTCCAAGGAGCCAAAGCCCTGCGTTCCTCCCACATTCTTGGCTGTTGTTCTCTTTGGCAGGAGCTGGGCCTGGATATTTGGCAGCACTCCCCCCTGGGGGATAGTGACATCTCCCAAGAGCAGCAGCAGTTCGCCGTCATTCCTCACCGCCAGCTGCAGGTGGCGGGGAGCGATCCGCACTTTGTGGTTGTCCCTGGCCGCGGCCCCGGCCAATTCCACCAACTCGGCCACCAGGTATTCCAGTACAGCCGCCAGGTAGACCGCCGCCCCAGCCCCGATCCTCTCCGCATAGTTACCGTTCTTCAACAACCGATTCACCCGGCCAACCGGGAACTGCAAACCTGACCTGGAGGAGCGAGATTTCCGCCCGTCCCTGGCCTGAAGTTGACCCCGGTCTGCCATTTATAACAACAAATCTGCTTCCACTCTCCTTCCTGGAATTGACAAGATACCCCGGCCGAAACTCACATTGATGCTTAAATAGTGCTGTCAACACACATTAACCTTCCTCCAATGAAACAAATAGTTCACCGAACCCTAAACTCCAGATGCATGAAATTAATCAATCAACTTCCCAGGGGAATAAAtctgcagtcacagtctctaacgtGAAGTTTTAGTTCATTCCATTGGTGAAGTCCACGGGTTTAATAAACTACCCAATAAACTTCAATTTAAGTTTAAAAGTACAACAACcttgactgtattgaagcacctcagtaTAGAGAACCTCAATAGTAGTGCagttttaaaatgttctttcagatatttaacAAAGTATTTTTTGCAACAAAAAAACCCAACTTAGTCACCTGGCCCCAGGTGCTGGACTGACCAATCCCTTGTCCCATTCACCGTCAAATCATAGAGCCTGATGGTGGTGAGGTTGTGGCTTGGAGAGACGAAGGCCATGCGTTAAAAACTGGAAGGAGTGAGCAGGTATAATGAACCATTACTGGGTACGACACACCCCTCGCATTGTGGACAAGGACCTGACCATCAGGTGTGAGGCACTCTCAGTGTTGCTGGAAGTCTGGCCCATTCCTCACTCCTGTGGAGTCATTGtccacttatcatagaatttacagtgcagaaggaggccattcagcccatcgagtctgcatcggctcttggaaagagcaccctacccaaggtgaacaactccacactatctccataacccagtaaccccacccaacactaagggcaattttggactctaagggcaatttatcatggccaatccacctaacctgcacatctttggactgtgggaggaaaccggagcacccggaggaaacccacgcacacacggggaggatgtgcagactccgcacagacagtgacccaagccggaatcgaacctgggatgctggagctgtgaagcgattgtgctatctgcaatgctaccgtgctgcccttcatctgGGATCAAAAATGCACCACATTGAAAGGGACGCGATTTAcataaggggggtggggggcgagagAAATTTGCCCAACATTGCCCTCACCCCGACCTTTGTGGCTGCATCAAGCACCTCGAACGATGTTGGACTCCCTTtgcactgcactggagtatcagccttgattttgtgctcaagtcttggaGAGGAATTTGAACTCAGTCTTATGATTGTTGATCTTCTTGATCTGAATATGTGAAGGATTTAAAATGAGATACAtgcacaaaggacaccaataatgATAAAGTCTTGCTCTTTGCGA
This genomic interval carries:
- the LOC119968855 gene encoding histone H2A, sperm-like, with the protein product MADRGQLQARDGRKSRSSRSGLQFPVGRVNRLLKNGNYAERIGAGAAVYLAAVLEYLVAELVELAGAAARDNHKVRIAPRHLQLAVRNDGELLLLLGDVTIPQGGVLPNIQAQLLPKRTTAKNVGGTQGFGSLEF